The genomic window TTGATTTTAATTAGAATGAGCCTTGGATTATTCTTTGTTGGATTTTTATTAAATATCTTCTTCTCGCCTTTAGTAGCATTTGTTGCGCTGATTATCGCTATTGCTGCCTATCAAATTTTCCCTAAAAAGCTTAACGAACAATACCATAGAATTGAAAATCACTTTTTGAAAAATCTTAATGACCGCGAAAACAAGAAAATCGACAGAAGATATGCCAATCTAATGCCGTGGGACGGTCACATGTCATTTTTTGAAATTAAAAAAGAATCTAATTTAGTTGGTAAGACATTACAGGAATTAAAAATCAGGGAACAATTAGGAATTAATATTGCCTATATTAAAAGAGGCGAAGTTACTATACCAATTCCAACCAAAAATGAACGTTTATTCCCTGGAGATGAAATCTGCGTAATTGGAACAGATGCTCAGATTGTAGAATTCACTAAATTTTTAACTCAAAATGAAACTGAGGCACCAGGAAAAGTAGAAGAAACCAATATTGTACTGCGTCAGCTTGAAGTTTCTCAGGAGGAATTCATTCAAAAAAGCATTGGACAATTTAGAACAAAAACAGACGGAATGGTCGTAGGAATCGAACGAAATGGAAACCGCATCTTAAACCCAGAATCTAGTTTGATCTTGGAGAAAAATGATATTCTCTGGGTTGTCGGAGACAAGAAAAAAATGAATGCTTTGTTGGCGGCCAAGTAAGGTTCTAAGATGCTAAGATTCTAAGATTCTAAGGGACTAAGGCAAAAAAAAGCGGTAAGATTTCAATTTATGAATTTTACCGCTTTTTTAGAAGGAACCAAGCTAAAAACTTAGAACCTTAGAAACTTAGTATCTTAGAACCTCAAAAACTACTTATTCGGCTGTGGTGTCAAACGTAAATAAGGTTTAATTGGTGTATGTCCTTTTGGGAATTTTGCTGGAATGTCACTGTCTGGAATTGCAGGTGCGATAACTACATCTTCGCCATCTTTCCAGTTTGCAGGCGTTGCAACGCTGTAATTTGCAGTCAATTGCAGACTATCAATAACACGAAGCAATTCGTCAAAATTTCTACCTGTAGAAGCAGGATATGTCAAAGTCAATTTGATTTTTTTATCAGGCCCGATAACAAAAACAGAACGAACTGTAAATTTGTCACTTGCATTTGGATGAAGCATATCGTATAAATTAGCTACTTCTTTATTTTCATCTGCAATAATTGGAAAATTAACTTCTGTATTTTGAGTTTCGTTAATATCTTTAATCCACTCCTTGTGTGAGTCCAAACCATCTACACTCAAAGCAATAACTTTCGTATTTCTTTTAGTAAATTCAGGAACATAATTCGCTACAGTTCCTAATTCAGTTGTACAAACAGGAGTAAAATCTGCTGGATGCGAAAATAATACACCCCAAGAATCTCCCAGCCATTCATGAAAATCGATTGGTCCCTGCGTGGTTTCTGCATGGAAATCTGGAGCTATATCGCCTAATCTTAATGTTGACATAATTTAAATTTTTTAGTTCCTCTAAAATTAACTAAAAATTACATTGAGAAAACAACTTAGAATTAAAAAAAAGTTAAAATTCTACTTTGTCGATATAATTAGTATTTTAAGCTAAATAAAACTTAGCACAAAGTACCAGACAGCAAGGGTTACAAATGAAATTGGAATTCCGAAACCAATCATCATACTGCTTAATTTTGGCTTTAAACCATAAGTTGAAGCTAAAATTGCACCCGTAATCATTGGCGCCATAGCAGTTTGCATTAAAGTGATTTTTATTACTTCGGAACGTTGATTGAAAATAAAAACATACAATACAAAAATCACGAAAGGAACTAGAATTAACTTAAAGAAAAGTCCCAGCCTTAAAAATTTCCAATGCTGGCTTTTTCGATCAAAAGTTAATTGGAGACCAACAGAAAGCAAAGCTAAAGGTGTT from Flavobacterium fluviale includes these protein-coding regions:
- a CDS encoding peroxiredoxin, which translates into the protein MSTLRLGDIAPDFHAETTQGPIDFHEWLGDSWGVLFSHPADFTPVCTTELGTVANYVPEFTKRNTKVIALSVDGLDSHKEWIKDINETQNTEVNFPIIADENKEVANLYDMLHPNASDKFTVRSVFVIGPDKKIKLTLTYPASTGRNFDELLRVIDSLQLTANYSVATPANWKDGEDVVIAPAIPDSDIPAKFPKGHTPIKPYLRLTPQPNK